One Fuerstiella marisgermanici DNA window includes the following coding sequences:
- a CDS encoding FadR/GntR family transcriptional regulator translates to MRIEAIEQQTTADLVVERIARVIKEQNMSAGERLPGEHALVGQLKVSRSVLREALARLQSMGLVDIQRGRGTFVGNRTSLANCVRLLKSAVTISPQELRSYAELRTGIEVQAVRQAAELATETDVSDLTALLEELNNDDLPYPELLQVDFRFHRKLIDIAGNPLMQNMMEVIYEFVVAQMAQTTPSPRENKLGRRLHRDIVAAIKAHDADAAERAMREHMEVILTRLKKGESA, encoded by the coding sequence ATGCGAATCGAAGCTATTGAGCAACAAACGACAGCTGACCTGGTGGTCGAACGGATTGCTCGGGTCATCAAAGAACAGAACATGTCGGCGGGTGAACGGCTGCCTGGTGAGCATGCTTTGGTGGGTCAGCTTAAGGTGAGTCGGTCGGTGCTACGCGAAGCGCTTGCGCGACTGCAGAGCATGGGGCTGGTGGATATTCAGCGTGGTCGCGGTACGTTCGTGGGAAATCGGACCAGCCTGGCCAACTGCGTGCGGCTGTTGAAATCGGCCGTGACCATCTCGCCTCAGGAACTCCGATCCTATGCGGAATTGCGGACGGGGATCGAAGTGCAGGCGGTACGCCAGGCGGCGGAACTCGCGACGGAAACCGACGTTTCAGACCTTACGGCGCTGCTTGAGGAACTGAATAACGACGATCTGCCATATCCAGAATTGCTGCAAGTTGACTTTCGTTTCCATCGCAAGCTGATCGACATCGCGGGAAATCCGCTGATGCAGAACATGATGGAAGTGATCTACGAATTCGTCGTCGCGCAAATGGCACAGACCACGCCGTCACCCCGAGAGAACAAGTTGGGACGTCGCCTACATCGCGATATCGTCGCTGCCATCAAAGCTCACGACGCAGACGCCGCCGAACGGGCGATGCGAGAACACATGGAAGTCATTCTCACTCGTCTGAAGAAAGGAGAATCGGCATGA
- a CDS encoding DUF6268 family outer membrane beta-barrel protein yields the protein MIRSGLITLLFSLSIAQAQQSVHVVEDGCAPTDLFAQATEQPLRRFKKQAIQSVSVSGGWLGATGDNDLSSSFFETSIGLGVPLGLIASKFGGSDQQAFSHQTAQPSNGAPNILGITPSFRVDFIDAASGIDVPDELFETGVNFFYRKPINDRWSFMTIARPSVRSDFTTSDEAFRIFGLGLLNWDYKPDVLSLSFGAVYLDRADLPLLPAVGLTWTPKPTTKLDLRFPQSKLAFRLAKDGGNSETWSYVSAGIGGNTWAVTRSSGLTDELSLRDLRLTLGIDHLTDGGGGWFAELGYAFNRRIEYESTDTEIDLSDGVLLRGGWRY from the coding sequence GTGATTCGATCTGGACTAATTACGCTGCTGTTTTCGTTGAGTATTGCTCAGGCACAGCAATCGGTGCATGTGGTTGAAGATGGTTGTGCGCCGACTGATTTGTTCGCTCAAGCTACTGAGCAGCCTCTTCGCCGATTCAAGAAGCAGGCGATTCAGAGTGTGTCGGTGTCCGGCGGGTGGCTCGGTGCCACTGGTGACAATGACTTGAGCAGCAGCTTTTTCGAAACATCGATCGGTCTCGGTGTTCCGTTGGGCCTCATCGCAAGTAAGTTCGGCGGCTCAGACCAGCAAGCGTTCAGTCACCAGACAGCGCAACCATCGAACGGTGCTCCGAACATTCTTGGCATAACTCCTTCGTTTCGTGTCGACTTCATCGACGCCGCGTCTGGAATTGACGTTCCCGACGAACTGTTCGAAACGGGAGTGAACTTTTTCTACCGCAAACCGATTAATGATCGCTGGAGCTTCATGACGATTGCTCGACCTTCTGTTCGCAGCGACTTCACAACCAGCGATGAAGCGTTTCGCATCTTTGGTCTGGGTTTGTTGAACTGGGACTATAAGCCGGATGTCTTGTCGCTTTCGTTCGGTGCTGTTTATCTTGATCGAGCCGACTTGCCATTGCTGCCCGCCGTCGGTCTCACCTGGACTCCGAAGCCGACAACCAAGCTTGACCTCAGGTTTCCCCAATCCAAACTCGCATTTCGTCTCGCCAAAGACGGCGGAAACAGTGAGACGTGGAGCTATGTCTCCGCCGGGATTGGTGGGAACACGTGGGCTGTCACTCGATCGTCCGGGCTGACTGATGAACTTTCGTTGCGAGACTTAAGGTTAACGCTGGGCATCGATCACCTCACCGATGGCGGCGGTGGCTGGTTTGCTGAACTTGGCTACGCCTTCAACCGTCGCATCGAGTACGAATCTACAGATACTGAAATCGATCTTAGCGACGGCGTGCTGCTGCGGGGTGGTTGGCGGTATTAA
- a CDS encoding PSD1 and planctomycete cytochrome C domain-containing protein produces MTLFRVLLAVSLLSGFALPGSRCATADDGAVDFTKQIEPILQQHCIDCHGPDEQESQFRLDRLSVMLSGGNSGEPAVVPREPDRSYLMKLIRHKEPGMEMPPDADERLSDEEVSLIERWITGGAHTPESYGPAKEKTKLTHWSFQPITRAESGSVDFFIQSKLAENDLAFSREADRRVLIRRLHLVMLGIPPTPEQVDAFVSDDRENAWEKLVEEILASKHYGERIASLWLDLVRFGETHGFEMNRERPTAWHYRDWVIQSFNDDMPYDEFLRQQIAGDALGADVATGFLVAGPVDQVKGSDAKLQQVQRMNELDDFINTTGTAMLGLTTGCARCHNHKFDPISQRDYYALQAVFAGVQHGDRPLPPSQEQQQPLAGLNAEITKLLSRLKRFIPKEDAGKRVAVNFQQNVETFAPHEARFVRFTIDKTTGGEGCIDELEIFSGERNVALAEGGASATSSGDFVHPKHKLSQINDGEYGNERSWIVRAASGGWVQIEFAEPAVIDRIVWGRDRQGNYKDRLPIGYHIESAIEAGQWNPIASSSDRKPFRAETPSDENYDFDGFAQQEAEQGKKWLARLQAARREKAALEKSTLVYAGTFAQPGPTHRLYRGEPDAKREQVGPDAIEVFTSLNLAPDAPEQKRRLALADWIASNTNPLTARVIVNRIWQFHFGTGIVDTPSDFGRNGTAPSHPELLDWLASELIQNDWSLKHIHRLILMSKTWRQDSQPDEAAMRVDAASRLLWRFPTRRLEAEPIRDSILAITGVLDLQNAGGPGFDAFEVEMENVRHYYPKKAYGPKDWRRMIYMTKVRQEREHVFGAFDCPDASMVVPKRSRSTTPLQALNLLNSGFIMQQADLFATRLEREGATVSDRIKRAWLLCFQRPATAEEIEDSKAFIQQEGLRQFARAMLNANELVFIP; encoded by the coding sequence ATGACGCTGTTTCGAGTTCTTCTTGCCGTGTCTCTTTTGAGTGGCTTTGCACTTCCCGGCAGTCGTTGTGCCACCGCTGACGATGGTGCCGTTGACTTCACCAAACAGATAGAACCGATCCTGCAGCAACACTGCATCGATTGTCACGGGCCGGATGAACAAGAGAGTCAATTTCGACTGGACCGCTTGTCCGTGATGCTATCAGGCGGTAACTCGGGCGAACCGGCAGTCGTGCCGCGCGAGCCGGACCGAAGTTACTTGATGAAGCTGATTCGCCACAAAGAACCGGGGATGGAAATGCCGCCGGATGCGGATGAGCGACTTTCGGATGAAGAAGTCAGTCTGATTGAACGGTGGATCACAGGGGGAGCACACACTCCCGAAAGCTACGGCCCCGCGAAGGAAAAGACGAAGCTGACTCATTGGTCCTTCCAGCCCATCACACGAGCGGAATCCGGTAGCGTCGATTTCTTCATTCAAAGCAAACTGGCGGAAAACGATCTAGCTTTTTCCCGCGAAGCCGATCGTCGCGTTCTAATTCGGCGGTTGCATCTGGTGATGTTAGGAATCCCGCCGACGCCTGAGCAGGTCGATGCGTTCGTAAGCGATGATCGCGAGAACGCATGGGAGAAACTCGTCGAAGAAATTCTGGCGAGCAAACACTACGGGGAACGAATCGCGTCGTTGTGGCTGGATCTGGTTCGGTTTGGTGAAACTCATGGTTTCGAAATGAATCGTGAACGGCCGACCGCGTGGCACTATCGCGACTGGGTCATTCAGTCATTCAACGACGACATGCCCTATGATGAGTTCCTCCGCCAGCAGATTGCCGGTGACGCATTGGGAGCCGACGTGGCGACTGGATTTCTCGTCGCAGGTCCGGTGGATCAGGTCAAAGGCAGTGACGCAAAGCTGCAGCAGGTGCAGCGGATGAACGAACTGGACGACTTCATCAACACAACGGGCACGGCGATGCTGGGGCTGACCACCGGGTGCGCGCGATGCCACAATCACAAGTTCGACCCGATCAGCCAGCGCGACTACTACGCGTTGCAGGCCGTCTTCGCCGGCGTGCAGCACGGTGATCGCCCACTACCTCCTTCTCAGGAGCAGCAACAACCTTTGGCTGGCCTGAACGCTGAGATCACCAAGCTCCTTAGCAGGCTGAAACGGTTTATTCCGAAAGAAGACGCGGGCAAACGAGTCGCGGTCAACTTTCAACAGAATGTCGAGACCTTTGCTCCGCACGAGGCTCGCTTCGTTCGCTTCACGATCGACAAGACAACCGGCGGGGAAGGCTGCATTGACGAACTGGAAATCTTTTCCGGTGAACGCAACGTCGCGTTGGCTGAGGGCGGGGCGAGCGCCACGTCGTCAGGTGATTTCGTGCATCCAAAGCACAAGCTGTCACAGATCAACGATGGGGAATACGGGAACGAACGCAGTTGGATAGTTCGAGCAGCGTCAGGCGGCTGGGTGCAGATTGAATTCGCTGAACCGGCGGTTATCGACCGCATTGTCTGGGGGCGAGACCGCCAAGGAAACTACAAGGATCGTCTGCCGATCGGTTACCACATCGAATCGGCGATCGAAGCCGGTCAGTGGAATCCAATTGCATCGTCGTCTGATCGGAAACCATTTCGCGCCGAAACGCCGTCTGACGAAAACTATGACTTTGACGGCTTCGCCCAGCAGGAAGCCGAACAAGGCAAGAAGTGGCTCGCACGATTGCAGGCCGCACGCCGTGAGAAAGCAGCACTGGAAAAGTCGACACTGGTCTACGCGGGGACCTTCGCACAACCCGGTCCAACGCATCGGCTTTATCGCGGTGAGCCGGATGCGAAACGAGAACAAGTCGGCCCCGATGCGATCGAAGTCTTCACTTCATTGAATCTCGCCCCCGACGCGCCGGAGCAGAAGCGTCGACTCGCACTGGCCGATTGGATTGCCAGCAACACCAACCCGCTGACGGCTCGCGTGATTGTCAATCGCATTTGGCAGTTCCACTTCGGGACCGGGATCGTCGACACGCCCAGTGACTTCGGACGGAACGGGACTGCGCCGAGCCATCCTGAGTTGCTCGACTGGTTGGCGAGCGAATTGATCCAGAACGACTGGTCGCTGAAGCACATTCATCGGCTAATCCTGATGTCGAAAACATGGCGGCAGGACAGCCAGCCTGACGAGGCCGCGATGCGCGTTGACGCCGCGTCGCGACTGCTGTGGCGATTTCCGACTCGACGACTGGAAGCGGAACCGATTCGCGATTCGATTTTGGCGATCACAGGTGTACTGGATCTGCAGAATGCCGGTGGTCCGGGGTTCGATGCATTTGAGGTCGAGATGGAAAATGTCCGCCATTACTATCCGAAGAAGGCTTACGGGCCGAAGGACTGGCGACGGATGATTTATATGACAAAGGTGCGACAGGAACGTGAGCACGTCTTCGGTGCTTTTGATTGTCCCGACGCCAGCATGGTGGTTCCAAAACGCAGTCGTTCCACGACGCCGTTACAAGCTTTGAATTTACTCAACAGTGGCTTCATCATGCAGCAAGCGGATCTGTTTGCGACACGGCTGGAACGTGAAGGTGCCACCGTCTCTGACCGCATCAAAAGAGCGTGGCTGCTGTGTTTTCAGCGGCCCGCAACTGCAGAAGAAATCGAGGACAGCAAGGCATTCATTCAGCAGGAAGGTCTGCGGCAGTTTGCCAGGGCAATGCTGAATGCGAATGAGCTCGTGTTCATCCCTTAG